The Seriola aureovittata isolate HTS-2021-v1 ecotype China chromosome 3, ASM2101889v1, whole genome shotgun sequence genome includes a region encoding these proteins:
- the LOC130166921 gene encoding protein Wiz-like isoform X2 has protein sequence MDSQATPQPVICEVCGTYFETRRGLSSHARLHLRQLGVTLSESSGAPIELLYQLIEERDGSLPNFKADSSTPEPTPLKNTTQQESTPSVPEEKNSSYKAAVRVTTTPQKMDHQGSPVKLKESAATLLPSSPSSLRLIEGGGSSSLEHQTTTKPLWAPLETDAPIKLDTTDEVHVCQLCGCWYETRKGLSSHARAHLRQIGIPDSDIKGSPIDFLYQIMEEEDLKPISSDQQVPPTSNSLPRSSSRRPSDLSSQPASPPSKRPKTSDDCTCVLCGEEFENRKGLGSHARSHLRQMGVTDLMGKSSAIDTIQELVSSGMIEAMHPHRTNSASSSSAVPSTAPDCPAAPVLSPSLDQSRSPFPSTSLTPSPTKTTQSPQTAVNRAPKAKKGFRLAVDPLHRKPKPEPVEIEVSVQPKASSSIGSSPTQKSPAAAVASKPFSADIQSPPTVLCDFCGQLFDTRKALSCHVRAHLRQLGLTWSIKTSPIDLLKEVMLHGEDGKKWTSASGKATWTPQGSKRSLDGPQSREPASSNCTTPLDYSIKEKSPSGKSGATHVDTSCELCGFDFENRKALASHARAHLRQLGIIEWKADGASSPIELLSELIRRDPAKVAAINRRYRMGDLYIKKSQRSAASPSLSTDSDSVPGSSMKPEHRAGREDLGITAGSSRQSQGYTRTLAAHTQLRVSGAHPPKHAVPTGEENQDTNSHQPSRSGSIPAMLPKPPLTPLVKLVGKVYSLKCRFCEEVFHGPLSVQEQWITHLQKHILSLGYKGKASPPAAPVAAPALVHPVAV, from the exons ATGGATTCACAAG CAACCCCACAGCCAGTCATATGTGAAGTCTGTGGAACATACTTTGAGACACGGCGAGGGCTATCCAGCCACGCCCGCCTGCATCTAAGGCAGCTCGGTGTGACGTTGTCAGAAAGCAGCGGAGCTCCCATAGAGCTCCTCTACCAGCTTATCGAGGAGAGAGATGGCTCCCTCCCCAATTTCAAAGCAGATTCCTCTACACCTGAACCGACTCCTCTCAAAAACACAACCCAGCAGGAGTCCACTCCCTCAGTACCGGAGGAAAAGAATTCCTCTTACAAGGCAGCGGTTCGAGTCACAACAACTCCCCAAAAAATGGATCATCAGGGATCTCCAGTTAAATTAAAAGAATCAGCAGCCACTCTCCTCCCATcatctccatcttctctcagGCTCATTGAAGGCGGCGGCTCATCCTCCTTAGAGCACCAAACCACAACGAAGCCACTATGGGCACCACTGGAAACTGATGCCCCTATTAAATTAG ACACCACTGATGAGGTCCATGTGTGCCAGCTTTGTGGCTGCTGGTACGAGACACGCAAGGGCTTGTCCAGTCACGCTCGCGCCCATCTGCGTCAGATTGGAATCCCTGACAGTGATATTAAGGGCAGCCCTATTGATTTTCTTTATCAAAttatggaggaggaggacctcAAACCCATCAGCAGTGATCAACAGGTGCCACCTACCTCAAACAGTCTCCCTAGATCCTCCTCCAGACGCCCCTCTGATCTGTCCTCTCAACCTGCATCTCCCCCCAGCAAACGGCCTAAAACATCAGATGATTGTACCTGTGTTCTGTGCGGGGAGGAGTTTGAGAATCGTAAAGGCCTGGGCAGCCACGCTCGCTCTCACCTGCGTCAGATGGGGGTGACTGACTTGATGGGGAAAAGCTCTGCAATCGACACCATTCAGGAACTGGTCAGCAGTGGCATGATAGAAGCCATGCACCCCCACAGAACAAACAGTGCATCCAGCTCATCTGCTGTGCCATCTACAGCCCCAGACTGTCCTGCAGCCCCAGTACTGTCTCCAAGTCTGGACCAATCCCGGAGCCCATTTCCTTCCACATCCCTCACCCCAAGCCCTACAAAGACAACTCAGTCTCCTCAAACTGCTGTCAACAGGGCCCCAAAGGCAAAGAAAGGCTTTCGGCTAGCAGTGGACCCCCTCCATAGGAAGCCCAAGCCTGAGCCTGTGGAGATTGAGGTTTCTGTTCAACCGAAGGCATCCAGCTCTATCGGCAGCTCTCCCACGCAGAAGTCGcccgctgctgctgttgcttcaAAGCCTTTCAGTGCAG ACATACAATCTCCACCAACAGTCCTTTGTGACTTCTGTGGCCAGCTGTTTGACACCCGCAAAGCCTTGTCATGCCACGTCCGTGCTCATCTACGCCAGCTCGGCCTCACCTGGTCGATCAAAACATCACCGATTGACCTCCTCAAAGAGGTCATGTTGCACGGTGAAGATGGAAAGAAATGGACTTCAGCATCAGGTAAAGCCACATGGACCCCACAAGGCTCCAAAAGGTCCCTGGATGGCCCCCAGTCGAGGGAACCAGCCTCCAGCAACTGCACCACACCTCTTGATTATTCCATAAAAGAGAAATCCCCATCCGGCAAGAGTGGAGCCACACACGTTG ACACATCCTGTGAGCTTTGTGGGTTTGACTTTGAAAACCGCAAGGCCCTGGCCAGTCACGCGCGAGCCCACCTCCGACAACTGGGAATCATCGAATGGAAGGCCGACGGGGCGAGTTCGCCGATCGAACTCCTCAGTGAGTTGATCCGAAGGGACCCGGCCAAAGTGGCGGCAATAAACCGACGCTACCGTATGGGAGACCTTTATATCAAGAAG tccCAGAGAAGTGCTGCTTCGCCCTCCTTGTCCACAGACTCGGACTCTGTGCCTGGCAGCAGCATGAAGCCTGAGCACAGGGCGGGCAGAGAGGACTTGGGCATCACTGCAGGCTCATCCAGACAATCACAAGGCTACACGCGGACTCTTGCAGCCCACACCCAGCTAAGGG TTTCAGGTGCACATCCACCAAAACACGCAGTGCCTACAGGGGAGGAAAATCAGGACACCAACTCCCATCAGCCATCACGGTCCGGCAGTATCCCTGCTATGCTGCCAAAGCCCCCGCTAACACCGCTGGTCAAGCTGGTGGGCAAAGTCTACTCTCTCAAGTGCAG GTTCTGTGAAGAAGTGTTTCACGGACCTCTGTCTGTTCAAGAGCAGTGGATCAcacacctgcagaaacacatcCTGTCACTGGGCTACAAAGGCAAAGCATCTCCTCCCGCTGCACCGGTGGCAGCTCCAGCTCTCGTACATCCAGTAGCTGTCTAG
- the LOC130166921 gene encoding protein Wiz-like isoform X1: MDSQATPQPVICEVCGTYFETRRGLSSHARLHLRQLGVTLSESSGAPIELLYQLIEERDGSLPNFKADSSTPEPTPLKNTTQQESTPSVPEEKNSSYKAAVRVTTTPQKMDHQGSPVKLKESAATLLPSSPSSLRLIEGGGSSSLEHQTTTKPLWAPLETDAPIKLDTTDEVHVCQLCGCWYETRKGLSSHARAHLRQIGIPDSDIKGSPIDFLYQIMEEEDLKPISSDQQVPPTSNSLPRSSSRRPSDLSSQPASPPSKRPKTSDDCTCVLCGEEFENRKGLGSHARSHLRQMGVTDLMGKSSAIDTIQELVSSGMIEAMHPHRTNSASSSSAVPSTAPDCPAAPVLSPSLDQSRSPFPSTSLTPSPTKTTQSPQTAVNRAPKAKKGFRLAVDPLHRKPKPEPVEIEVSVQPKASSSIGSSPTQKSPAAAVASKPFSAVSSTDIQSPPTVLCDFCGQLFDTRKALSCHVRAHLRQLGLTWSIKTSPIDLLKEVMLHGEDGKKWTSASGKATWTPQGSKRSLDGPQSREPASSNCTTPLDYSIKEKSPSGKSGATHVDTSCELCGFDFENRKALASHARAHLRQLGIIEWKADGASSPIELLSELIRRDPAKVAAINRRYRMGDLYIKKSQRSAASPSLSTDSDSVPGSSMKPEHRAGREDLGITAGSSRQSQGYTRTLAAHTQLRVSGAHPPKHAVPTGEENQDTNSHQPSRSGSIPAMLPKPPLTPLVKLVGKVYSLKCRFCEEVFHGPLSVQEQWITHLQKHILSLGYKGKASPPAAPVAAPALVHPVAV; this comes from the exons ATGGATTCACAAG CAACCCCACAGCCAGTCATATGTGAAGTCTGTGGAACATACTTTGAGACACGGCGAGGGCTATCCAGCCACGCCCGCCTGCATCTAAGGCAGCTCGGTGTGACGTTGTCAGAAAGCAGCGGAGCTCCCATAGAGCTCCTCTACCAGCTTATCGAGGAGAGAGATGGCTCCCTCCCCAATTTCAAAGCAGATTCCTCTACACCTGAACCGACTCCTCTCAAAAACACAACCCAGCAGGAGTCCACTCCCTCAGTACCGGAGGAAAAGAATTCCTCTTACAAGGCAGCGGTTCGAGTCACAACAACTCCCCAAAAAATGGATCATCAGGGATCTCCAGTTAAATTAAAAGAATCAGCAGCCACTCTCCTCCCATcatctccatcttctctcagGCTCATTGAAGGCGGCGGCTCATCCTCCTTAGAGCACCAAACCACAACGAAGCCACTATGGGCACCACTGGAAACTGATGCCCCTATTAAATTAG ACACCACTGATGAGGTCCATGTGTGCCAGCTTTGTGGCTGCTGGTACGAGACACGCAAGGGCTTGTCCAGTCACGCTCGCGCCCATCTGCGTCAGATTGGAATCCCTGACAGTGATATTAAGGGCAGCCCTATTGATTTTCTTTATCAAAttatggaggaggaggacctcAAACCCATCAGCAGTGATCAACAGGTGCCACCTACCTCAAACAGTCTCCCTAGATCCTCCTCCAGACGCCCCTCTGATCTGTCCTCTCAACCTGCATCTCCCCCCAGCAAACGGCCTAAAACATCAGATGATTGTACCTGTGTTCTGTGCGGGGAGGAGTTTGAGAATCGTAAAGGCCTGGGCAGCCACGCTCGCTCTCACCTGCGTCAGATGGGGGTGACTGACTTGATGGGGAAAAGCTCTGCAATCGACACCATTCAGGAACTGGTCAGCAGTGGCATGATAGAAGCCATGCACCCCCACAGAACAAACAGTGCATCCAGCTCATCTGCTGTGCCATCTACAGCCCCAGACTGTCCTGCAGCCCCAGTACTGTCTCCAAGTCTGGACCAATCCCGGAGCCCATTTCCTTCCACATCCCTCACCCCAAGCCCTACAAAGACAACTCAGTCTCCTCAAACTGCTGTCAACAGGGCCCCAAAGGCAAAGAAAGGCTTTCGGCTAGCAGTGGACCCCCTCCATAGGAAGCCCAAGCCTGAGCCTGTGGAGATTGAGGTTTCTGTTCAACCGAAGGCATCCAGCTCTATCGGCAGCTCTCCCACGCAGAAGTCGcccgctgctgctgttgcttcaAAGCCTTTCAGTGCAG TGTCTTCCACAGACATACAATCTCCACCAACAGTCCTTTGTGACTTCTGTGGCCAGCTGTTTGACACCCGCAAAGCCTTGTCATGCCACGTCCGTGCTCATCTACGCCAGCTCGGCCTCACCTGGTCGATCAAAACATCACCGATTGACCTCCTCAAAGAGGTCATGTTGCACGGTGAAGATGGAAAGAAATGGACTTCAGCATCAGGTAAAGCCACATGGACCCCACAAGGCTCCAAAAGGTCCCTGGATGGCCCCCAGTCGAGGGAACCAGCCTCCAGCAACTGCACCACACCTCTTGATTATTCCATAAAAGAGAAATCCCCATCCGGCAAGAGTGGAGCCACACACGTTG ACACATCCTGTGAGCTTTGTGGGTTTGACTTTGAAAACCGCAAGGCCCTGGCCAGTCACGCGCGAGCCCACCTCCGACAACTGGGAATCATCGAATGGAAGGCCGACGGGGCGAGTTCGCCGATCGAACTCCTCAGTGAGTTGATCCGAAGGGACCCGGCCAAAGTGGCGGCAATAAACCGACGCTACCGTATGGGAGACCTTTATATCAAGAAG tccCAGAGAAGTGCTGCTTCGCCCTCCTTGTCCACAGACTCGGACTCTGTGCCTGGCAGCAGCATGAAGCCTGAGCACAGGGCGGGCAGAGAGGACTTGGGCATCACTGCAGGCTCATCCAGACAATCACAAGGCTACACGCGGACTCTTGCAGCCCACACCCAGCTAAGGG TTTCAGGTGCACATCCACCAAAACACGCAGTGCCTACAGGGGAGGAAAATCAGGACACCAACTCCCATCAGCCATCACGGTCCGGCAGTATCCCTGCTATGCTGCCAAAGCCCCCGCTAACACCGCTGGTCAAGCTGGTGGGCAAAGTCTACTCTCTCAAGTGCAG GTTCTGTGAAGAAGTGTTTCACGGACCTCTGTCTGTTCAAGAGCAGTGGATCAcacacctgcagaaacacatcCTGTCACTGGGCTACAAAGGCAAAGCATCTCCTCCCGCTGCACCGGTGGCAGCTCCAGCTCTCGTACATCCAGTAGCTGTCTAG